The Streptomyces tendae genome has a window encoding:
- a CDS encoding ubiquitin-like protein Pup, with the protein MATKDTGGGQQKATRSTEEVEEQAAETEASEDLKERHEKLSDDVDDVLDEIDDVLEANAEDFVRSFVQKGGE; encoded by the coding sequence ATGGCGACCAAGGACACCGGCGGCGGACAGCAGAAGGCCACGCGGTCCACCGAGGAGGTCGAGGAGCAGGCGGCGGAGACCGAGGCTTCCGAGGACCTCAAGGAGCGTCACGAGAAGCTGAGCGACGACGTGGACGACGTCCTGGACGAGATCGACGACGTGCTCGAGGCCAATGCCGAGGACTTCGTGCGGTCGTTCGTGCAGAAGGGCGGCGAGTAG
- the prcB gene encoding proteasome subunit beta, producing MEANTSGTGRLPAAFLTPGSSSFMDFLSDHQPELLPGRRTLPPVQGVIEAPHGTTIVAVTFPGGVVLAGDRRATMGNVIAQRDIEKVFPADEYSAVGIAGTAGLAVEMVKLFQLELEHFEKVEGAQLSLEGKANRLSTMIRSNLGMAMQGLAVVPLFAGYDVDREKGRIFSYDVTGGRSEEHGYAATGSGSIFARGAMKKLFRDDLSEAEATTLVVQALYDAADDDSATGGPDVARRIYPIVTVITEGGYRRLTEDEASDVARSVLERRLEQPDGPRASLL from the coding sequence GTGGAAGCCAACACTTCTGGCACCGGGCGTCTGCCGGCTGCCTTTCTGACGCCGGGCTCCTCGTCCTTCATGGACTTCCTCTCCGATCACCAGCCGGAGCTGCTGCCCGGCAGGAGGACGTTGCCGCCCGTGCAGGGCGTGATCGAGGCGCCGCACGGCACGACCATCGTCGCCGTCACCTTCCCGGGCGGTGTGGTCCTCGCCGGTGACCGCCGGGCCACCATGGGGAACGTGATCGCGCAGCGGGACATCGAGAAGGTGTTCCCGGCCGACGAGTACTCGGCGGTCGGCATCGCCGGTACCGCCGGTCTGGCCGTCGAGATGGTCAAGCTGTTCCAGCTGGAGCTCGAGCACTTCGAGAAGGTCGAGGGCGCGCAGCTGTCGCTGGAGGGCAAGGCGAACCGGCTGTCGACGATGATCCGCTCGAACCTGGGCATGGCCATGCAGGGGCTGGCCGTGGTCCCGCTGTTCGCCGGGTACGACGTGGACCGGGAGAAGGGACGGATCTTCTCCTACGACGTCACGGGCGGGCGGTCCGAGGAGCACGGGTACGCCGCGACCGGCAGCGGATCCATCTTCGCGCGCGGTGCGATGAAGAAGCTGTTCCGGGACGACCTGAGCGAGGCCGAGGCCACCACGCTGGTGGTCCAGGCGCTGTACGACGCGGCAGACGACGACTCGGCGACCGGCGGTCCCGATGTCGCCCGCCGGATCTATCCGATCGTCACCGTGATCACCGAGGGCGGTTACCGCCGGCTCACCGAGGACGAGGCGTCCGACGTCGCCCGGTCCGTGCTGGAGCGGCGGCTGGAGCAGCCGGACGGGCCGCGGGCCTCGCTGCTGTAG
- the prcA gene encoding proteasome subunit alpha: MSTPFYVSPQQAMADRAEYARKGIARGRSLVVLQYADGIVFVGENPSRALHKFSEIYDRIGFAAAGKYNEYENLRIGGVRYADLRGYTYDRDDVTARGLANVYAQTLGTIFSSVGEKPYEVELVVAEVGETAEGDQIYRLPHDGSIVDEHGSVAVGGNAEQISGYLDQRHRDGMTLAEALRLAVQSLSRDTNGSEREIPAERLEVAVLDRTRPQKRKFKRIEGRQLVRLLEAGGGAETPPSAESGGDVE, encoded by the coding sequence GTGTCGACGCCGTTCTATGTCTCACCTCAGCAGGCGATGGCCGACCGGGCGGAGTACGCCCGTAAGGGCATTGCCCGTGGCCGCAGCCTGGTCGTGCTGCAGTACGCCGACGGGATCGTGTTCGTCGGTGAGAACCCGTCCCGTGCGCTGCACAAGTTCAGCGAGATCTACGACCGGATCGGGTTCGCCGCGGCGGGCAAGTACAACGAGTACGAGAATCTGCGGATCGGTGGTGTGCGGTACGCGGATCTGCGCGGTTACACCTACGACCGTGACGATGTGACCGCCCGGGGTCTGGCGAACGTGTACGCCCAGACGCTGGGCACGATCTTCTCCAGCGTGGGGGAGAAGCCGTACGAGGTGGAGCTGGTGGTGGCCGAGGTCGGGGAGACCGCGGAGGGCGACCAGATCTACCGGCTGCCGCACGACGGGTCGATCGTCGACGAGCACGGCTCGGTGGCGGTGGGGGGCAACGCGGAGCAGATCAGCGGGTACCTCGACCAGCGGCACCGGGACGGGATGACGCTGGCGGAGGCGCTGAGGCTGGCGGTGCAGTCGCTGTCCCGGGACACCAACGGCAGTGAGCGGGAGATTCCCGCGGAGCGGCTGGAGGTGGCGGTGCTGGACCGGACGCGGCCGCAGAAGCGGAAGTTCAAGCGGATCGAGGGGCGGCAGTTGGTGCGGCTGCTGGAGGCGGGCGGCGGCGCGGAGACGCCTCCGTCGGCGGAGTCCGGCGGGGACGTGGAGTAG
- a CDS encoding LacI family DNA-binding transcriptional regulator, whose protein sequence is MPRVSVRPTSRDVARAAGVSQAAVSLVLGDKWRGRVSETTAERVREAARTLGYRPNLAARNLRLGRTRTVLLVVPALTTEFFAGVYTGAARVASRHGFGVVLYPSPEGIGPARDPFASAQAALDGVIASSMAAEALTAIRGDQLPLVMLDSDPAAGGATVNLDIADGVRQVTDHLLGLGHRRFLHLAAEVPSWTFEVRARELQARLGRVPGTSLRTARSPITIKGAEPAAEAALTSGDRVTAVVCDDDQLAAGVYKAARRLGLRVPADLSVTGMDDLALATAIDPELTTVRLDAELFGERGMQALLAVLNGENPPSGDIPVHLEVRGSTTRVP, encoded by the coding sequence GTGCCCAGAGTCAGCGTCCGCCCCACGAGCCGGGACGTCGCCCGGGCCGCAGGCGTCTCCCAGGCCGCGGTCTCGCTGGTCCTGGGCGACAAGTGGCGCGGCCGGGTCTCCGAGACCACGGCTGAACGCGTCCGCGAGGCCGCCCGCACGCTCGGCTACCGCCCCAACCTCGCGGCCCGCAATCTGCGGCTGGGCCGTACGCGCACGGTGCTTCTGGTCGTCCCCGCCCTGACCACGGAGTTCTTCGCGGGCGTCTACACCGGCGCGGCGCGCGTCGCCTCCCGCCACGGCTTCGGCGTGGTGCTCTACCCCTCCCCCGAGGGCATCGGTCCGGCCCGTGACCCGTTCGCGTCCGCCCAGGCGGCGCTGGACGGCGTCATCGCCTCCTCCATGGCCGCGGAGGCCCTGACCGCGATCCGGGGCGACCAGCTGCCCCTGGTCATGCTGGACAGCGATCCGGCGGCGGGCGGGGCGACGGTGAACCTGGACATCGCCGACGGGGTCCGTCAGGTCACGGACCATCTCCTCGGCCTGGGCCACCGCCGCTTCCTGCACCTGGCGGCGGAGGTCCCGTCCTGGACCTTCGAGGTCCGCGCACGGGAGCTTCAGGCGCGGCTCGGCCGCGTGCCGGGCACGTCTCTGCGCACGGCACGCTCGCCGATCACCATCAAGGGGGCGGAGCCGGCCGCGGAGGCCGCGCTGACCTCCGGGGACCGGGTGACGGCGGTCGTCTGCGACGACGACCAGCTGGCGGCGGGCGTCTACAAGGCCGCCCGGCGTCTGGGACTGCGCGTCCCGGCGGATCTTTCCGTCACCGGAATGGACGACCTGGCGCTCGCCACGGCGATCGACCCGGAACTGACGACTGTCCGCCTGGACGCCGAACTCTTCGGCGAACGGGGCATGCAGGCGCTGCTGGCCGTCCTGAACGGCGAGAACCCTCCCTCGGGGGACATCCCGGTCCACCTGGAGGTCCGGGGCTCCACCACCCGGGTCCCTTAG
- a CDS encoding MFS transporter yields the protein MATGYLEILRARHATRLLVGTLVGRLPNATAAIAVVLFVRAEGGTYSLAGALAAVYGVANAVGQPVLGRLVDLKGQPRVQLPAALLSAAAMAVFAFAGTGSLVVAYGAVALAGLFTPPLEGGLRALWSTVLPKEEHVHRAYAMDAVAQEVMFTVGPLLVTVCTSLWSAQAALLVLNAIGVLGALSVVVSPPSRAWRSAPREAHWLGALRSPGLLALLGAFLAVGMALGSITVAAVTYADENGGDAVYGWLMAAIGLGALIGGMAYGARQWAGEPARRLQVIVALLALCYLPLMLTPGPVAMTLLTVVAGLFLAPAIACAFVLVDRHAPRGTVTEAFSWLVTTFTVGASLGTGVTGPVVEAGGPLWGFAVPGAAGGVSLLVLIATGRVLAVPAKTAVIAAGSENDPNRAPEPRFSSGDRA from the coding sequence ATGGCGACGGGATACCTGGAGATCCTCCGGGCACGGCACGCCACCCGGCTGCTCGTGGGCACGCTCGTGGGGCGACTGCCGAACGCGACCGCCGCCATCGCCGTCGTGCTGTTCGTGCGCGCGGAGGGCGGGACGTACAGCCTGGCCGGCGCGCTCGCCGCCGTGTACGGCGTGGCCAACGCCGTGGGGCAGCCGGTGCTCGGGCGGCTGGTCGACCTGAAGGGGCAGCCCCGGGTGCAGTTGCCGGCCGCGCTGCTGTCCGCGGCGGCCATGGCCGTGTTCGCCTTCGCGGGGACCGGGTCGCTGGTCGTGGCCTACGGCGCCGTCGCCCTGGCGGGGCTGTTCACTCCGCCGCTGGAGGGCGGGCTGCGGGCCCTGTGGTCCACCGTGCTCCCCAAGGAGGAGCACGTGCACCGGGCGTACGCGATGGACGCCGTGGCCCAGGAGGTGATGTTCACCGTCGGGCCGCTGCTCGTGACGGTGTGCACCTCCCTGTGGTCGGCCCAGGCCGCGCTGCTGGTCCTCAACGCCATCGGTGTGCTGGGGGCTCTCTCCGTCGTCGTCTCGCCGCCCTCGCGGGCCTGGCGGTCGGCGCCGCGTGAGGCGCACTGGCTGGGCGCACTGCGCTCGCCGGGGCTGCTGGCGCTGCTGGGTGCCTTCCTGGCCGTGGGCATGGCCCTGGGGTCCATCACCGTGGCCGCCGTGACCTACGCGGACGAGAACGGCGGGGACGCCGTGTACGGCTGGCTGATGGCGGCGATCGGTCTGGGTGCCCTGATCGGCGGCATGGCCTACGGGGCGCGGCAGTGGGCCGGGGAGCCCGCCCGGCGGCTCCAGGTGATCGTGGCGTTGCTGGCCCTGTGCTACCTGCCGCTGATGCTGACGCCCGGCCCGGTGGCCATGACGTTGCTGACGGTGGTCGCCGGTCTGTTCCTGGCCCCGGCGATCGCCTGCGCCTTCGTGCTGGTGGACCGGCACGCCCCGCGCGGCACGGTCACCGAGGCGTTCTCCTGGCTGGTGACCACGTTCACCGTCGGCGCGTCGCTCGGGACCGGTGTGACCGGCCCGGTGGTCGAGGCGGGCGGCCCTCTGTGGGGCTTCGCCGTACCGGGTGCGGCGGGCGGCGTGTCGCTGCTGGTTTTGATCGCCACAGGACGGGTATTGGCAGTTCCGGCCAAGACGGCGGTGATCGCGGCCGGTTCGGAAAATGATCCGAACCGTGCCCCCGAACCTCGTTTCAGTTCGGGGGATCGGGCGTAA
- the pafA gene encoding Pup--protein ligase, protein MDRRIFGLENEYGVTCTFRGQRRLSPDEVARYLFRRVVSWGRSSNVFLRNGARLYLDVGSHPEYATPECDNVTELVTHDKAGERILEGLLVDAERRLHEEGIAGDVYLFKNNTDSAGNSYGCHENYLVARHGEFSRLADILIPFLVTRQLLCGAGKVLQTPRGAVYCVSQRAEHIWEGVSSATTRSRPIINTRDEPHADAERYRRLHVIVGDSNMSETTMLLKVGATDLVLRMIEAGTVMRDLTLENPIRAIREVSHDITGRRKVRLASGREASALEVQREYYEKAVDFCERRGIRTGTVDQVLELWGRTLDAIEAEDLDRIGTEIDWVMKYKLLERYRAKHNMTMSHPRVAQIDLAYHDIHRRRGLYYLLEKKGQAARICNDLKIFEGKSVPPQTTRARLRGDFIRRAQEQRRDFTVDWVHLKLNDQAQRTVLCKDPFRSVDERVEKLIAGM, encoded by the coding sequence ATGGACCGCCGCATTTTCGGGCTGGAGAACGAGTACGGCGTCACGTGCACGTTCAGGGGACAGCGCCGCCTGTCGCCTGACGAGGTGGCGCGGTACCTCTTCCGCCGTGTCGTGTCATGGGGCCGAAGCAGCAATGTCTTTCTGCGGAACGGCGCCCGCCTCTATCTCGACGTGGGGTCACATCCGGAATACGCAACGCCGGAATGTGACAACGTGACCGAACTGGTCACCCACGACAAGGCCGGCGAGCGCATTCTCGAAGGACTCCTGGTGGACGCCGAACGACGCCTGCACGAGGAGGGAATCGCGGGCGACGTCTACCTCTTCAAGAACAACACCGACTCGGCCGGCAACTCCTACGGGTGTCACGAGAACTATCTCGTCGCCCGGCACGGGGAGTTCTCCCGGCTCGCGGACATCCTCATCCCGTTCCTGGTGACGAGGCAGCTGCTGTGCGGGGCAGGCAAGGTGCTGCAGACGCCGCGCGGCGCCGTGTACTGCGTCAGCCAGCGCGCCGAGCACATCTGGGAGGGCGTCTCCTCGGCGACGACCCGCTCCCGTCCGATCATCAACACCCGCGACGAACCGCACGCGGACGCCGAGCGTTACCGCCGGCTCCACGTCATCGTCGGCGACTCGAACATGTCCGAGACGACCATGCTGCTCAAGGTCGGCGCCACCGACCTGGTGCTGCGCATGATCGAGGCCGGCACCGTCATGCGTGACCTGACCCTGGAGAACCCGATCCGGGCGATCCGCGAGGTCAGCCACGACATCACCGGCCGCCGCAAGGTGCGCCTGGCCAGCGGCCGCGAGGCCTCCGCCCTGGAGGTGCAGCGGGAGTACTACGAGAAGGCGGTGGACTTCTGCGAGCGCCGCGGCATCCGCACCGGCACCGTCGACCAGGTGCTGGAGCTGTGGGGCCGCACGCTGGACGCGATCGAGGCCGAGGACCTCGACCGCATCGGCACCGAGATCGACTGGGTCATGAAGTACAAGCTGCTCGAGCGCTACCGCGCCAAGCACAACATGACCATGTCGCACCCGCGGGTCGCGCAGATAGACCTCGCCTACCACGACATCCACCGCCGTCGTGGCCTGTACTACCTGCTCGAGAAGAAGGGACAAGCCGCCCGGATCTGCAACGACCTGAAGATCTTCGAGGGCAAGTCCGTCCCGCCGCAGACCACTCGGGCCCGGCTGCGGGGCGACTTCATCCGGCGCGCCCAGGAGCAGCGCCGTGACTTCACCGTCGACTGGGTGCACCTCAAGCTCAACGACCAGGCGCAGCGCACCGTGTTGTGCAAGGACCCGTTCCGTTCGGTCGACGAGCGGGTGGAGAAGCTGATCGCCGGCATGTGA
- a CDS encoding FKBP-type peptidyl-prolyl cis-trans isomerase has product MRRRSLLIAVPAGLATLAACGDDKSDSGKASETASPSEPETSAAPSPKIVDGPLPAITAGTKFGEKPTVAKGSGEPSKDLAVKTVIAGGGRTIAENDFIVADYLGQVWSTAKVFDNSYDRGTPLAIQLAQGTIIDGWRYALVGKKTGSRVQTAIPPTWGYGEQGNAQAGIKGTDTLVFVIDVRDTFNAKSSAKGTDVAQDNIDLPKVGTNTDGKAPSIEVPDSDPPKKLVANYVIEGDGEKVGAEDSVLVQYKGVLWDGGKEFDSTYGRGQLTSFSLQQVVKGWAQGLTGKKVGSRVLIVIPPELGYGDNPPQGSEIKKDSTLVFSVDILAKL; this is encoded by the coding sequence GTGCGCCGACGCTCACTCCTCATCGCCGTTCCCGCCGGGCTCGCCACCCTCGCCGCGTGCGGCGACGACAAGTCCGACTCCGGCAAGGCTAGCGAGACCGCCTCGCCCTCGGAGCCCGAGACGTCGGCGGCCCCCTCGCCGAAGATCGTCGACGGTCCGCTGCCGGCGATCACGGCCGGGACGAAGTTCGGTGAGAAGCCGACCGTCGCGAAGGGCAGCGGCGAGCCCTCCAAGGACCTCGCGGTCAAGACGGTCATCGCGGGCGGCGGCAGGACGATCGCGGAGAACGACTTCATCGTCGCCGACTACCTGGGCCAGGTGTGGAGCACCGCGAAGGTGTTCGACAACTCCTACGACCGCGGGACCCCGCTGGCCATCCAGCTCGCCCAGGGCACGATCATCGACGGCTGGCGTTACGCGCTCGTCGGCAAGAAGACCGGCAGCCGCGTCCAGACGGCCATCCCGCCGACCTGGGGCTACGGCGAGCAGGGCAACGCGCAGGCGGGCATCAAGGGCACCGACACGCTGGTGTTCGTGATCGACGTGCGGGACACGTTCAACGCCAAGAGCTCCGCCAAGGGCACCGACGTCGCCCAGGACAACATCGACCTGCCCAAGGTCGGCACCAACACCGACGGCAAGGCACCCTCCATCGAGGTGCCCGACAGCGACCCGCCGAAGAAGCTCGTGGCGAACTACGTCATCGAGGGCGACGGCGAGAAGGTCGGCGCGGAGGACAGCGTCCTGGTGCAGTACAAGGGCGTGCTGTGGGACGGCGGCAAGGAGTTCGACTCCACGTACGGCCGGGGCCAGCTGACGTCGTTCTCGCTGCAGCAGGTCGTCAAGGGCTGGGCGCAGGGCCTGACCGGCAAGAAGGTCGGCAGCCGCGTCCTGATCGTCATCCCGCCGGAGCTGGGCTACGGCGACAACCCGCCGCAGGGCAGCGAGATCAAGAAGGACTCCACGCTGGTCTTCTCCGTGGACATCCTCGCGAAGCTGTGA
- a CDS encoding FKBP-type peptidyl-prolyl cis-trans isomerase, translating into MSIDKPEIDFPGGEPPADLEIKDIWEGDGEVAKAGQTVTVHYVGVAFSTGEEFDASWNRGTPFRFPLGGGRVIKGWDQGVQGMKVGGRRQLTIPAHLAYGNQSPTPAIQPGETLIFVVDLLGV; encoded by the coding sequence GTGAGCATCGACAAGCCCGAGATCGACTTCCCGGGCGGCGAGCCCCCGGCGGACCTCGAGATCAAGGACATCTGGGAGGGCGACGGCGAGGTGGCGAAGGCCGGCCAGACCGTCACCGTCCACTACGTGGGCGTCGCTTTCAGCACCGGCGAGGAGTTCGACGCCAGCTGGAACCGTGGCACCCCCTTCCGCTTCCCGCTGGGCGGCGGCCGGGTCATCAAGGGCTGGGACCAGGGCGTGCAGGGCATGAAGGTCGGCGGCCGCCGCCAGCTGACCATCCCCGCCCACCTCGCCTACGGCAACCAGAGCCCCACCCCGGCGATCCAGCCCGGTGAGACCCTGATCTTCGTGGTCGACCTGCTCGGCGTCTGA
- a CDS encoding helix-turn-helix transcriptional regulator, producing the protein MAIAKAERLMNLALCLLGTRRPLSKRELRESIEAYLEAGSDDSFNRMFERDKDDLRELGLVIETVENLEGETGYLARRDSNRLPAITLDAEEAAALGLAAKVWQQARLAGAASGALQKLRAAGLPEDVDPYGAHGALEPRIPVHEAAFEPLMLACRDRRPVIFDYRKANAAQPEQRHVEPWALECWRGHWYLAGWDRDRGAERVFRLSRITGKVRSRAGRFTVPVPDVVTVRETVASWAGETADRSARIRLRSDAGFPLRAKATSVRELGNGWDELEIPYGHGLDAWLVEFGPDVVVVEPAELRADVVDRLRAVAKG; encoded by the coding sequence ATGGCCATTGCCAAGGCCGAGCGGCTGATGAATCTGGCGCTGTGTCTGCTCGGGACCCGCCGGCCGCTCAGCAAGCGCGAGCTGCGCGAGTCCATCGAGGCATACCTCGAAGCGGGCTCCGACGACTCCTTCAACCGGATGTTCGAGCGCGACAAGGACGACCTGCGCGAACTCGGACTGGTCATCGAGACCGTCGAGAACCTCGAGGGCGAGACGGGCTACCTCGCCCGCCGGGACAGCAACCGGCTGCCGGCCATCACCCTGGACGCCGAGGAGGCCGCCGCCCTCGGGCTCGCCGCGAAGGTGTGGCAGCAGGCCCGGCTCGCCGGGGCGGCCAGCGGCGCCCTGCAGAAGCTGCGCGCGGCCGGACTCCCCGAGGACGTCGACCCGTACGGCGCGCACGGCGCGCTGGAGCCGCGCATCCCGGTGCACGAGGCCGCGTTCGAGCCGCTGATGCTCGCCTGCCGGGACCGCCGGCCGGTGATCTTCGACTACCGCAAGGCCAACGCCGCCCAGCCCGAGCAGCGGCACGTCGAGCCGTGGGCGCTGGAGTGCTGGCGCGGCCACTGGTACCTGGCCGGCTGGGACCGCGACCGCGGGGCCGAGCGGGTCTTCCGGCTCTCCCGGATCACCGGCAAGGTGCGCTCGCGCGCCGGCCGGTTCACCGTCCCGGTGCCGGACGTCGTCACCGTGCGGGAGACCGTGGCGAGCTGGGCGGGGGAGACCGCCGACCGCTCGGCGCGCATCCGGCTGCGTTCCGACGCCGGCTTCCCGCTCCGGGCCAAGGCCACCTCGGTCCGGGAACTCGGGAACGGCTGGGACGAGTTGGAGATTCCGTACGGGCACGGCCTGGACGCCTGGCTGGTGGAGTTCGGGCCCGACGTGGTGGTTGTGGAGCCCGCCGAGCTGCGGGCCGACGTGGTGGACCGGCTGCGTGCCGTGGCCAAGGGCTGA
- a CDS encoding helix-turn-helix transcriptional regulator — MAGKPVRPVNAIDQTRRMLSLVTYLRERPGARIEDVARAFGITEDELVSDLDVLPMCGTSFRGGDLLDIDTDGERIWWHNPAALGADAAEPLRLAADEATALLVAARAVATLPGLRESDRQALLRATAKVETAAGEAAGASSRLSVTFESEGGVFADVDRAIAERRRLWIRYYSPARDEVTEREIDPIRLVSVGHTYVEAWCRRSEARRTFRLDRVAEIKILDEPSAPPEVELRDLSEGLVQPAAEDPEVVVEVGPGGRWVAEYYPHDSADELPDGGLRITLRTPDPASLRRLALRLGRDGRIVAPQELAESARRAAREALAAYDGVEAAG; from the coding sequence GTGGCAGGCAAACCGGTCAGGCCCGTGAACGCCATCGACCAGACCCGGCGGATGCTCTCCCTGGTGACGTATCTGCGCGAGCGCCCCGGCGCCCGCATCGAGGACGTGGCGCGTGCCTTCGGCATCACCGAGGACGAGCTGGTCTCCGACCTCGACGTGCTGCCCATGTGCGGCACCAGCTTCCGCGGCGGCGACCTGCTGGACATCGACACCGACGGCGAGCGCATCTGGTGGCACAACCCGGCCGCCCTGGGCGCCGACGCGGCCGAGCCGCTGCGCCTGGCCGCCGACGAGGCGACCGCGCTGCTCGTCGCCGCCCGCGCCGTGGCCACCCTGCCGGGGCTGCGTGAGAGCGACCGGCAGGCGCTGCTGCGGGCCACCGCCAAGGTGGAGACCGCGGCCGGCGAGGCGGCGGGCGCCAGCTCCCGGCTGTCGGTGACCTTCGAGTCGGAGGGCGGTGTCTTCGCGGACGTCGACCGGGCGATCGCCGAGCGCCGCCGACTGTGGATCCGCTACTACTCGCCGGCCCGCGACGAGGTCACCGAGCGGGAGATCGACCCCATCCGCCTGGTCAGCGTCGGCCACACCTACGTCGAGGCGTGGTGCCGCCGCTCCGAGGCGCGCCGCACCTTCCGGCTCGACCGGGTCGCCGAGATCAAGATCCTCGACGAGCCGTCCGCGCCGCCCGAGGTGGAGCTGCGCGACCTGTCCGAGGGACTGGTGCAGCCCGCGGCCGAGGACCCGGAGGTGGTGGTCGAGGTCGGGCCGGGCGGCCGTTGGGTCGCCGAGTACTACCCGCACGACAGCGCCGATGAGCTTCCCGACGGCGGGCTCCGTATCACCCTGCGCACCCCCGACCCCGCGTCGCTCAGACGGCTGGCCCTGCGGCTCGGCCGGGACGGCCGCATCGTGGCACCGCAGGAGCTGGCCGAGAGCGCCCGCCGGGCGGCCCGTGAGGCGCTGGCGGCGTACGACGGGGTCGAGGCGGCCGGATGA
- the tatA gene encoding Sec-independent protein translocase subunit TatA, which yields MGRLGPTEIILILVVIILLFGAKKLPDMARSLGKSARILKSEAKAMKEDNKSSAPADPPATGEQPPAQRTIQAAPGDVTSSRPVTEPTDTTKR from the coding sequence ATGGGACGGCTCGGACCTACCGAGATCATTCTGATCCTCGTCGTCATCATCCTGCTGTTCGGTGCGAAGAAGCTTCCCGACATGGCGCGGTCGCTCGGCAAGTCCGCCCGCATCCTGAAGAGCGAGGCGAAGGCGATGAAGGAGGACAACAAGTCCTCCGCTCCGGCCGACCCGCCGGCCACCGGCGAGCAGCCCCCGGCGCAGCGCACCATCCAGGCCGCCCCCGGCGACGTGACCAGCTCCCGCCCGGTCACGGAGCCGACGGACACGACCAAGCGCTGA
- the tatC gene encoding twin-arginine translocase subunit TatC, with protein sequence MPLVDHLRELRNRLAKAVLAIVVVSIVAAFYSEQLMQFLAEPVPKCDSLTNSDGGNCAIVSFNTLTSPFTTTIKVSLMAGLVVSSPVWLYQLWAFVAPGLHKHEKKYTYVFVSAAVPLFAGGALLSYVILPVSIKVLLSLTPGGSANILSLDEVLDFTIRMVLVFGLAFELPLLLVMLNMVGIVSGRRMLGWWRGVVMGVFVFGAVATPTTDPVGMLALSVPIIVLFFFAVGFSLLNDRRRARRESEGLADDEASELDLTPEDVEPAEPVKALPEQTTRDRVNGYDDVT encoded by the coding sequence ATGCCGCTCGTGGATCACCTGCGCGAGCTGCGCAACCGCCTGGCCAAGGCCGTGCTCGCGATCGTCGTGGTGTCGATCGTCGCCGCGTTCTACAGCGAGCAGCTCATGCAGTTCCTCGCGGAGCCGGTGCCGAAGTGCGACAGCCTGACGAACAGTGACGGCGGCAACTGCGCCATCGTGTCGTTCAACACGCTGACGTCGCCGTTCACCACGACGATCAAGGTGAGCCTGATGGCCGGCCTGGTCGTCTCCAGTCCGGTGTGGCTCTACCAGCTGTGGGCCTTCGTCGCGCCCGGACTCCACAAGCACGAGAAGAAGTACACCTACGTCTTCGTCTCGGCCGCCGTGCCGCTGTTCGCCGGCGGCGCCCTGCTGTCGTACGTGATCCTTCCCGTCAGCATCAAGGTGCTGCTGAGCCTCACGCCCGGGGGATCGGCGAACATCCTGTCGCTCGACGAGGTGCTCGACTTCACCATCCGCATGGTGCTGGTCTTCGGGCTGGCCTTCGAGCTCCCGCTGCTGCTGGTCATGCTGAACATGGTCGGCATCGTCTCCGGCCGCCGGATGCTCGGCTGGTGGCGTGGTGTCGTCATGGGTGTCTTCGTCTTCGGCGCGGTCGCGACGCCCACCACCGACCCGGTGGGCATGCTCGCGCTGTCCGTGCCGATCATCGTCCTGTTCTTCTTCGCCGTGGGCTTCTCCCTGCTGAACGACAGACGGCGGGCCCGCCGGGAGTCCGAGGGACTCGCCGACGACGAGGCCTCCGAGCTGGACCTGACCCCGGAGGACGTCGAACCGGCGGAACCGGTCAAGGCGCTGCCCGAGCAGACGACCAGGGACCGGGTCAACGGTTATGACGACGTGACCTGA